The Corynebacterium comes genome window below encodes:
- a CDS encoding O-acetyl-ADP-ribose deacetylase, whose amino-acid sequence MKISVEPGDITTIRVDAVVNAANSELRVGGGVDAAIHCVGGPTILAETRRIRIDQYPDGLPAGRAVATTAGNLPARWVIHTVGPVYSTREDRSHVLESCYRESLLLAASLGARSVAFPAISAGVYGWPINDAARIAVSTADGLAEEVGRVVREVIFVPFGEAASAAFAWALADLDRLRKG is encoded by the coding sequence ATGAAGATCAGTGTCGAACCAGGCGACATCACCACCATCCGTGTCGACGCCGTGGTCAACGCGGCCAACTCGGAACTACGTGTCGGCGGGGGAGTCGACGCCGCCATCCACTGCGTCGGCGGTCCGACGATCCTCGCCGAGACCCGACGCATCCGCATCGACCAGTACCCGGACGGGCTGCCGGCCGGGCGGGCCGTCGCCACCACGGCCGGGAATCTGCCGGCCCGGTGGGTGATCCACACCGTGGGACCCGTCTATTCCACGAGGGAGGACCGCAGCCACGTCCTCGAGTCCTGTTACCGCGAGTCCCTCCTGCTGGCCGCCTCGCTGGGCGCCAGGTCCGTCGCCTTTCCGGCGATCTCCGCCGGTGTCTACGGCTGGCCGATCAACGACGCCGCCCGCATCGCCGTGAGCACCGCGGACGGATTGGCGGAGGAAGTGGGTCGCGTCGTGAGGGAGGTCATCTTCGTCCCCTTCGGGGAGGCCGCGAGCGCCGCCTTCGCCTGGGCGCTGGCCGACCTCGACCGCCTCCGGAAGGGCTAG
- a CDS encoding MFS transporter yields the protein MTTATVSTTAPRQSFWSYENKLVTVFFFAVGLVFFDRLIINFLMPFIQADLGLSNAQVGQLAGAAALTWSIASIVGGRISDRVKSKRLYLVVLMVAFSAASFLQGFVGTFVHLILLRLLMGMFEGPTIPVTQSVLAMESSPHRRGFNLGFTMNTANGLFGGVLAPVIIVALATIFDWRTAFFFTIVPGLIMAFVIWKVMREPQAVTPEASDYAHPDHKAGLGEVLRNRNVLLSIVMFSGFMVYLISLQVFGPLFLTNIRGWTAGSMSLILAAFGVGTAIWGFVVPLISDRIGRKPTAVVFGLLSSLAPISFVYIANPGLLSLAVFVFAAGMGVGGLAMSVIPAESVRPAVAGLAVGLPVGIGEFVGGFLNPVITGAVADQYGLASALFISSGGALVATFFALFLKESAPSRVGNTHTVVVP from the coding sequence ATGACCACCGCCACCGTATCCACCACAGCCCCCAGGCAGTCCTTCTGGTCCTACGAGAACAAGCTCGTCACGGTGTTCTTCTTCGCCGTCGGCCTCGTGTTCTTCGACCGCCTGATCATCAACTTCCTCATGCCCTTCATCCAGGCGGACCTGGGCCTGAGCAATGCGCAGGTGGGTCAGCTCGCCGGCGCCGCAGCCCTGACCTGGTCGATCGCCTCCATCGTGGGTGGCCGCATCTCCGACCGCGTCAAGAGCAAGCGCCTCTACCTGGTCGTCCTCATGGTCGCCTTCTCCGCGGCGTCGTTCCTGCAGGGCTTCGTGGGCACCTTCGTGCACCTGATCCTCCTGCGCCTGCTCATGGGCATGTTCGAGGGCCCGACCATCCCGGTCACCCAGTCGGTGCTGGCGATGGAGTCCTCCCCGCACCGCCGCGGCTTCAACCTCGGCTTCACCATGAACACCGCCAACGGGCTCTTCGGCGGCGTGCTCGCCCCCGTCATCATCGTCGCTCTGGCCACCATCTTCGACTGGCGCACCGCCTTCTTCTTCACCATCGTCCCGGGCCTGATCATGGCGTTCGTCATCTGGAAGGTCATGCGCGAGCCGCAGGCCGTCACCCCCGAGGCCAGCGACTACGCCCACCCCGACCACAAGGCCGGCCTGGGCGAGGTCCTGCGCAACCGCAACGTGCTGCTGTCCATCGTCATGTTCTCCGGCTTCATGGTCTACCTCATCTCCCTGCAGGTCTTCGGCCCGCTGTTCCTCACCAACATCCGCGGCTGGACCGCCGGCTCCATGAGCCTCATCCTCGCCGCCTTCGGCGTCGGCACCGCCATCTGGGGCTTCGTCGTCCCGCTGATCTCCGACAGGATCGGCCGCAAGCCCACCGCGGTCGTCTTCGGCCTGCTCTCCTCACTCGCGCCCATTTCCTTCGTCTACATCGCCAACCCGGGCCTGCTCAGTCTCGCGGTGTTCGTCTTCGCCGCCGGCATGGGCGTCGGCGGTCTGGCGATGTCCGTCATCCCCGCCGAGTCCGTCCGCCCGGCCGTCGCCGGACTGGCAGTCGGCCTGCCGGTGGGCATCGGTGAGTTCGTCGGCGGCTTCCTCAACCCGGTGATCACCGGTGCCGTCGCCGACCAGTACGGACTGGCCTCCGCGCTGTTCATCTCCTCCGGCGGCGCGCTGGTGGCCACCTTCTTCGCGCTGTTCCTCAAGGAGTCCGCGCCGAGCAGGGTCGGCAACACCCACACGGTTGTCGTGCCGTAG
- a CDS encoding phosphotriesterase family protein — translation MTTVNTVLGPVSSAELGTIAVHEALLSVFPGAQYAPDITFDRPQIFATLKARLEDFRSHGGGTIVDATGMFHGRDLPLLEALSRSTGVHIIASTGQGPEAMLGGYFLTPQTNPPTPWPAEKFADLFAREVTEGMVVPRVERRAGAGLIVTAVTREGRTATDESLLRGAARAARETGAPMSFQYGDDALGDLEIVLSEGLDPSRALVGGCDRVDAPVVEIARKGCYVGIDNVGTSAEGLLDDTARGELIRTLIAEGLGGRIICSSNAIGVAKGLEPREVPYSTVAAEFVPGLGLSEQDADRILRDNPRKFITLHETN, via the coding sequence ATGACGACAGTCAACACCGTCCTCGGCCCCGTTTCTTCCGCGGAGTTGGGCACCATCGCGGTCCACGAGGCTCTGCTCTCCGTGTTCCCCGGCGCCCAGTACGCCCCCGACATCACCTTTGACCGCCCGCAGATCTTCGCCACCCTCAAGGCCAGGCTCGAGGACTTCCGCTCCCACGGCGGCGGCACCATCGTCGACGCCACCGGCATGTTCCACGGACGTGACCTCCCCCTCCTGGAGGCGCTGTCCAGGTCCACCGGCGTCCACATCATCGCCTCCACCGGCCAGGGCCCCGAGGCCATGCTCGGCGGCTACTTCCTCACCCCGCAGACCAACCCGCCGACCCCGTGGCCGGCCGAGAAGTTCGCGGACCTCTTCGCCAGGGAGGTGACCGAGGGCATGGTGGTTCCGCGCGTCGAGCGTCGCGCGGGCGCCGGCCTCATCGTCACCGCCGTCACCCGGGAGGGCCGCACCGCCACCGACGAGTCCCTCCTGCGCGGTGCCGCCCGCGCAGCCCGGGAAACCGGTGCCCCGATGTCCTTCCAGTACGGGGATGACGCCCTCGGCGACCTCGAGATCGTCCTCTCCGAGGGCCTCGACCCCTCCCGAGCTCTCGTGGGCGGCTGCGACCGCGTCGACGCACCGGTCGTCGAGATCGCCCGCAAGGGCTGCTATGTCGGCATCGACAACGTCGGCACCTCCGCCGAGGGTCTGCTGGACGACACCGCACGGGGCGAGCTCATCCGCACCCTCATCGCCGAGGGCCTGGGCGGGCGGATCATCTGCTCCTCGAACGCCATCGGCGTCGCCAAGGGCCTCGAGCCCCGCGAGGTCCCCTACAGCACCGTCGCCGCAGAATTCGTCCCGGGACTCGGTCTGTCCGAGCAGGACGCCGACCGCATCCTCCGTGACAACCCGCGCAAGTTCATCACCCTCCACGAGACCAACTAA
- a CDS encoding SRPBCC family protein, translated as MPGHRHTRPGDGESAPFHFETTWKAGADLGRVWEALSDISSWPGWWPGMHRVEMAEDGLHGDLVVQSPLGYRLHFTLCLVEKHTPRGAAFSVAGDLRGVGTVHLRPAGETTVVTIMWCVVTRRRLLGRLRPAAVAAHNMVMAAGQRGLRRTCGAHGNGVTGRVRRLAG; from the coding sequence GTGCCCGGTCACCGGCACACCCGCCCGGGGGACGGCGAGTCCGCGCCCTTCCACTTCGAGACGACCTGGAAGGCGGGCGCGGACCTCGGGCGTGTCTGGGAGGCGCTCTCCGACATCTCCTCCTGGCCGGGCTGGTGGCCGGGGATGCACCGCGTCGAGATGGCCGAGGACGGGCTGCACGGCGACCTGGTGGTGCAGAGTCCGCTGGGCTACCGGCTGCATTTCACCCTGTGTCTGGTGGAGAAGCACACCCCCCGCGGTGCCGCCTTCTCCGTCGCCGGGGACCTGCGCGGTGTCGGTACGGTGCATCTGCGGCCCGCGGGGGAGACCACCGTCGTGACCATCATGTGGTGTGTGGTCACCCGCCGTCGGCTGCTCGGCCGGCTGCGCCCGGCGGCGGTCGCGGCCCACAACATGGTGATGGCCGCCGGGCAGCGGGGACTGCGCCGCACCTGCGGGGCACACGGCAACGGCGTCACCGGGCGAGTCCGGCGGCTCGCGGGCTGA
- a CDS encoding GntR family transcriptional regulator produces the protein MSTGELDPVSGVPMYKQIKEILRREITSGTADPKTPMTEAQLLERFGVSRAPIRQALSDLTTEGFVYRKQGKGTFPVVGARVDRPADIRPGGLFQFLSAKGLKPTSVVSTPERVIPPARLRSRLGLPEDERLLHFTRLMSVDGEPLVDADVYIRSPEGFLPTVEYLQEQGSAMDLLEREYGITLDRAEHEAWATAATAEQASSLGVAEGSPLLAIETIFFSTGGVPAGWRLAMHQAEEFKYHFVT, from the coding sequence ATGTCGACCGGTGAGCTCGACCCCGTATCCGGGGTCCCCATGTACAAGCAGATCAAGGAGATCCTCCGGAGGGAGATCACCAGCGGGACCGCCGACCCGAAGACCCCCATGACGGAAGCGCAACTGCTGGAGCGTTTCGGCGTGAGCCGTGCCCCGATCCGACAGGCCCTGAGCGATCTGACGACAGAGGGGTTCGTCTACCGCAAGCAGGGCAAGGGCACCTTCCCGGTGGTGGGTGCGCGGGTGGACCGCCCGGCGGACATCCGGCCCGGCGGCCTGTTCCAGTTCCTTTCGGCCAAGGGCCTGAAACCCACGTCCGTGGTCTCCACCCCTGAGCGGGTCATTCCTCCGGCCCGGCTCCGGAGCCGGCTGGGTCTGCCGGAGGATGAGCGGCTGCTCCACTTCACCCGGCTGATGTCGGTCGATGGTGAGCCGCTGGTCGACGCCGACGTCTACATCCGCTCCCCCGAGGGCTTCCTTCCCACCGTGGAGTACCTCCAGGAGCAGGGTTCGGCGATGGATCTCCTGGAGCGTGAGTACGGCATCACACTGGACCGCGCCGAGCACGAGGCGTGGGCCACGGCGGCCACCGCCGAGCAGGCCAGCTCGCTGGGTGTGGCGGAGGGCAGTCCCCTGCTGGCGATCGAGACGATCTTCTTCTCCACCGGTGGAGTTCCCGCCGGCTGGCGTCTGGCGATGCATCAGGCCGAGGAATTCAAGTACCACTTCGTCACGTAG
- a CDS encoding phosphotriesterase family protein, which translates to MSFVNTVLGAIPVEELGFVAIHEHIGYGMPGSELDTTWWKSPEVRYEETVPKLRRFHENAGGAATFVDATGICNGRDIPYYQSLSEKTGVHIVACTGFVGGDTALPHFERASVEYLTEVFIHEITVGIQGTNAKAGVIKVGVSRGGRMTELDKRIYRAAARAAVQTGVPIMTHLAIDAEPAITIFQEEGLDLDRVLFGHVDDGVNHAQTPTERILDVGGRLGFDTFGYETELPDPPFWARPRKDRMDHFLRTLAGGHVDKVLASADANCSPLGWPGVKGHTINYIFEVLIPDLKRNGIDDATIHQIFHDNAYSYLAQQTTQA; encoded by the coding sequence TTGTCTTTCGTCAACACCGTCCTCGGCGCGATCCCGGTGGAGGAACTCGGGTTCGTCGCCATCCATGAGCACATCGGCTACGGCATGCCCGGCTCCGAGCTCGACACCACATGGTGGAAGTCTCCGGAAGTGCGCTACGAGGAGACCGTCCCGAAGCTGCGCAGGTTCCACGAGAACGCAGGCGGCGCCGCCACCTTCGTCGACGCGACCGGCATCTGCAACGGCCGGGACATCCCCTACTACCAGTCCCTCTCCGAGAAGACCGGCGTCCACATCGTGGCCTGCACCGGCTTCGTCGGCGGCGACACCGCCCTGCCCCACTTCGAGCGCGCGTCCGTCGAGTACCTCACCGAGGTGTTCATCCACGAGATCACGGTGGGCATCCAGGGCACCAACGCGAAGGCCGGCGTGATCAAGGTCGGCGTCTCCCGCGGTGGCCGCATGACCGAGCTGGACAAGCGCATCTACCGGGCCGCAGCCCGGGCCGCAGTCCAGACCGGCGTGCCCATTATGACGCACCTGGCCATCGACGCCGAACCCGCCATCACCATCTTCCAGGAGGAGGGCCTCGACCTCGACCGTGTCCTGTTCGGCCACGTGGATGACGGGGTCAACCACGCACAGACCCCGACCGAGCGGATCCTCGACGTGGGCGGCCGTCTGGGCTTCGACACCTTCGGCTACGAGACCGAGCTGCCGGACCCGCCGTTCTGGGCACGCCCCCGCAAGGACCGCATGGACCACTTCCTGCGCACACTGGCCGGCGGCCACGTGGACAAGGTCCTGGCCTCCGCGGACGCCAACTGCTCCCCGCTGGGCTGGCCCGGCGTGAAGGGCCACACCATCAACTACATCTTCGAGGTCCTCATCCCGGACCTGAAGCGCAACGGCATCGACGACGCCACGATCCACCAGATCTTCCACGACAACGCCTACTCCTACCTCGCCCAGCAGACCACCCAGGCCTAG
- a CDS encoding zinc-dependent alcohol dehydrogenase family protein, translated as MKALVYHGPGQKSWEDVPDPVIQKPTDIIVKIDATTICGTDLHILKGDVPAVTEGRILGHEGVGTITEVGDAVTTLKVGDRVILSCVSACGRCDYCKKGVYSHCRADEGAPGIGWIFGHLIDGTQAEYVRVPFAETSVHKLPEGVSDAEGVLLSDILPTGHEIGVQYGNVKPGDVVAVIGAGPVGLAAMLTAGLYGPSRVIAIDLDANRVEEAKKFGATDGVLSSDPDWKEQVMALTDGLGVDVAIEAVGIPQTFTMCLDIVRPAGTVANVGVHGTGVDLPLDTLWISNIVMTMGLVNTNTTDILLKMVASKKLDATPFVSHTFKLADILEAYDVFGRAAETKALKVLLTA; from the coding sequence ATGAAGGCTCTCGTTTATCACGGCCCCGGCCAGAAGTCCTGGGAGGACGTGCCGGACCCGGTCATCCAGAAGCCCACCGACATCATCGTGAAGATCGACGCGACCACGATCTGTGGCACGGACCTGCACATCCTCAAGGGCGACGTCCCGGCGGTCACCGAGGGCCGCATCCTCGGACACGAGGGCGTGGGCACGATCACCGAGGTCGGCGACGCGGTGACCACGCTCAAGGTGGGGGACCGGGTCATCCTCTCCTGCGTGAGTGCCTGCGGACGCTGTGACTACTGCAAGAAGGGGGTCTACTCCCACTGTCGTGCAGACGAGGGCGCACCCGGCATCGGCTGGATTTTCGGCCACCTCATCGACGGCACCCAGGCGGAGTACGTCCGGGTTCCTTTCGCGGAGACCTCGGTGCACAAGCTGCCGGAGGGGGTCAGCGATGCGGAGGGCGTGCTGCTCTCGGACATCCTGCCCACCGGCCATGAGATCGGCGTTCAGTACGGCAACGTCAAGCCCGGTGATGTGGTGGCCGTGATCGGCGCGGGCCCGGTGGGGCTGGCGGCGATGCTGACTGCTGGACTCTACGGGCCCTCCCGTGTCATTGCCATTGACCTGGATGCCAACCGGGTCGAGGAGGCGAAGAAGTTCGGTGCCACCGACGGGGTCCTCTCCTCCGATCCGGACTGGAAGGAGCAGGTGATGGCGCTGACCGACGGTCTGGGCGTGGACGTGGCCATCGAGGCGGTCGGCATTCCGCAGACCTTCACCATGTGCCTGGACATCGTCCGCCCGGCGGGCACCGTGGCCAACGTCGGTGTGCACGGCACCGGGGTCGACCTGCCGCTGGACACCCTGTGGATCTCGAACATCGTGATGACGATGGGCCTGGTCAACACGAACACCACCGATATCCTGCTGAAGATGGTCGCCTCGAAGAAGCTGGACGCCACCCCGTTCGTCTCCCACACCTTCAAACTGGCGGACATCCTCGAGGCCTACGATGTCTTCGGCCGGGCTGCGGAGACCAAGGCGCTGAAGGTGCTGCTGACCGCCTGA
- a CDS encoding alpha/beta hydrolase, which produces MTLHPEIQKIVDQIPPASTTPPNPADMRAFEAGHVAPLEERTPIASVGDATLADVPVRIYADTDEPKGTIVYFHGGAFFSGSLDTHDHVARALARETGWRVISVGYSLSPEVAYPVALNECYAVVREVAGSLSDAAPLALAGDSSGGNFVAAVTAMAHDDGFDRITHQILYYPSVDLDFDQDRWPSLSENAEGYGLEYNGLAPFNSFYLEGGADPADPLVSPIKRADLSGLPKALVITAGYDPLRDEGEAYAEKLREAGVETQLKRYDAANHGFVVNFSWIPEFYEVFHDTARFLN; this is translated from the coding sequence ATGACCCTGCACCCCGAGATCCAGAAGATCGTCGACCAGATCCCGCCGGCCTCCACCACCCCGCCGAACCCCGCCGACATGCGCGCTTTCGAGGCCGGTCACGTCGCCCCGCTCGAGGAGCGCACGCCGATCGCCTCCGTCGGGGACGCCACCCTCGCGGATGTCCCGGTGCGGATCTACGCCGACACCGATGAGCCGAAGGGGACGATCGTCTACTTCCATGGCGGAGCGTTCTTCTCCGGCAGCCTGGACACCCACGACCACGTCGCCCGCGCCCTGGCCAGGGAGACCGGCTGGCGGGTGATCTCCGTCGGCTACTCGCTGTCCCCCGAGGTCGCCTACCCGGTGGCCCTCAACGAGTGCTACGCCGTGGTCCGCGAGGTCGCCGGCTCGCTTTCCGACGCCGCCCCGCTCGCCCTCGCCGGCGACTCCTCCGGCGGCAACTTCGTCGCCGCAGTCACCGCCATGGCCCACGACGACGGCTTCGACCGGATCACCCATCAGATCCTCTACTACCCCTCCGTCGACCTCGACTTCGACCAGGACCGCTGGCCCTCGCTGAGTGAGAACGCGGAGGGTTACGGCCTGGAGTACAACGGCCTCGCCCCCTTCAACTCCTTCTACCTGGAGGGCGGTGCGGACCCGGCCGACCCGCTCGTTTCACCGATCAAGCGTGCAGACCTCTCCGGCCTGCCGAAGGCCCTGGTCATCACGGCAGGCTACGACCCGCTGCGCGACGAGGGCGAGGCCTACGCGGAGAAGCTGCGGGAGGCGGGCGTCGAGACGCAGCTGAAGCGTTACGACGCCGCCAACCACGGCTTCGTCGTCAACTTCTCGTGGATCCCCGAGTTCTACGAGGTCTTCCACGACACCGCCCGTTTCCTGAACTGA
- a CDS encoding methyltransferase family protein encodes MRIPPAVLFATAAAAQRLLTGRLSTPPAILPALPVAAAAGTVGAGAVREFLHVRTTIDPVDVEAASTLVTRGVLGLTRNPMYLALAGLLVAHAVARRSVFALVPVAGFVWAIGRWQIPAEEAALTSRFGEDYREYSRRVPRWIFRV; translated from the coding sequence ATGAGGATTCCTCCCGCCGTACTGTTCGCCACGGCCGCCGCCGCCCAGCGCCTGCTCACAGGTCGCTTATCGACGCCCCCCGCCATCCTCCCCGCCCTCCCCGTCGCGGCCGCCGCGGGCACGGTCGGCGCAGGGGCGGTGCGCGAGTTCCTCCACGTCCGGACCACCATCGACCCCGTGGACGTGGAGGCGGCCTCGACCCTGGTCACCCGCGGCGTGCTGGGATTGACCCGCAACCCCATGTACCTGGCGCTGGCCGGGCTTCTGGTCGCCCACGCTGTGGCCCGGCGTTCCGTCTTCGCCCTGGTGCCGGTCGCCGGGTTCGTCTGGGCCATCGGCAGGTGGCAGATCCCCGCCGAAGAAGCTGCCCTGACCTCACGTTTCGGCGAGGACTACCGGGAGTACTCACGACGGGTTCCGCGCTGGATTTTCCGGGTCTAG
- a CDS encoding FAD-dependent monooxygenase, with translation MKTEDIKNLKIAVIGGGYAGATAGLALSQIGADVKVYEQAPASGEVGAGIGLRPASVKLFKKLGIFEAIEKVTSPSDYFEILDAKGNLINREVWPHLEEGEEKHHTRMIHRRDFIDALTSQLPEGVLQYGYRAEEITDNGDSATVKFANGEEETFDIVVGADGIKSRVRALWSDSQPVMQHAHAYRAVIDGSMGEGLLVDDNLRLYLEAETGRMIYFLPLRHRGENGQISFDITVPHEDTTWNPNVSKAEVLEMLKNFDERLIRIVEKLDWEQVNQRSAADLDPQDKWNSDSIVLVGDAAHAMLHHQGQGANSAVIDSGVLADCLVEADTVAEALALYTSKRKEPVQELQRISRESWNAESAGKTAFPEKEKIDY, from the coding sequence ATGAAGACCGAAGACATCAAGAACCTCAAGATCGCCGTCATCGGCGGCGGTTACGCCGGCGCCACCGCTGGTCTGGCTCTGTCCCAGATCGGCGCCGACGTCAAGGTCTACGAACAGGCCCCCGCATCCGGTGAGGTCGGTGCCGGCATCGGCCTGCGCCCGGCGTCGGTCAAGCTGTTCAAGAAGCTGGGCATCTTCGAGGCCATCGAGAAGGTCACCTCCCCCTCGGACTACTTCGAGATCCTCGACGCCAAGGGCAACCTGATCAACCGCGAGGTCTGGCCGCACCTGGAGGAGGGCGAGGAGAAGCACCACACCCGGATGATCCACCGCCGTGACTTCATCGACGCCCTGACCAGCCAGCTTCCCGAGGGTGTCCTCCAGTATGGTTACCGCGCCGAGGAGATCACCGACAACGGCGACTCCGCCACCGTGAAGTTCGCCAACGGTGAGGAGGAGACCTTCGACATCGTCGTCGGCGCCGACGGCATCAAGTCCCGCGTGCGCGCACTGTGGTCCGACTCCCAGCCGGTCATGCAGCACGCACACGCCTACCGCGCGGTCATCGACGGTTCCATGGGCGAAGGCCTGCTCGTCGACGACAACCTGCGTCTCTACCTGGAGGCCGAGACCGGCCGGATGATCTACTTCCTGCCGCTGCGCCACCGCGGCGAGAACGGCCAGATCTCCTTCGACATCACCGTCCCGCACGAGGACACCACCTGGAACCCGAACGTGTCCAAGGCGGAGGTGCTCGAGATGCTGAAGAACTTCGACGAGCGCCTGATCCGGATCGTGGAGAAGCTCGACTGGGAGCAGGTCAACCAGCGCTCCGCCGCCGATCTGGATCCGCAGGACAAGTGGAACTCCGACTCGATCGTCCTCGTCGGCGACGCCGCCCACGCCATGCTGCACCACCAGGGTCAGGGCGCGAACTCCGCGGTCATCGACTCCGGTGTCCTCGCCGACTGCCTCGTCGAGGCCGACACCGTGGCCGAGGCGCTGGCGCTGTACACCTCGAAGCGCAAGGAGCCGGTTCAGGAGCTGCAGCGTATCTCCCGCGAGTCCTGGAACGCGGAGTCCGCCGGCAAGACCGCCTTCCCCGAGAAGGAGAAGATCGACTACTAG